From Sphingomonas hengshuiensis, one genomic window encodes:
- a CDS encoding EF-hand domain-containing protein, with product MLKTILLASSFLVAAPALAQEAPAQDSMQTAPQTTAPDTATPQTTPPATADDQAPGTQGAGTIDDAAAQPAADSAPMPNSSTAPAAEATQPTPSAATPDASATAGTTGAGAATSTAATPAASPDQVSQAIGRDFGTYDADANGALNQAEFGTWVSALRKASEPTFAPGSPEAQTWVGQAFAATDTDKNQSVTKEELTTFLTPKAQ from the coding sequence ATGTTGAAGACCATATTATTGGCTAGTTCGTTCCTGGTTGCTGCCCCTGCACTTGCGCAGGAGGCTCCGGCGCAGGATTCGATGCAGACCGCACCGCAGACGACTGCCCCCGATACGGCCACGCCGCAGACCACGCCGCCCGCGACCGCCGACGATCAGGCGCCGGGCACGCAGGGCGCGGGCACGATCGACGATGCCGCCGCGCAGCCGGCAGCCGATAGCGCGCCGATGCCCAACAGCAGCACCGCCCCCGCCGCCGAGGCGACGCAGCCGACGCCGAGCGCGGCGACTCCCGACGCTTCGGCGACGGCTGGTACGACCGGCGCCGGCGCCGCGACGTCGACCGCAGCGACTCCCGCCGCGAGCCCGGATCAGGTGAGTCAGGCGATCGGTCGCGACTTCGGCACTTATGATGCCGACGCGAACGGCGCGCTGAATCAGGCCGAATTCGGCACCTGGGTGAGCGCGCTCCGCAAGGCGTCGGAACCGACCTTCGCACCGGGTTCGCCCGAAGCGCAGACCTGGGTCGGCCAGGCGTTCGCCGCCACCGACACCGACAAGAACCAGTCGGTGACCAAGGAAGAACTGACGACGTTCCTGACGCCCAAGGCGCAGTGA
- a CDS encoding GNAT family N-acetyltransferase: protein MHLRRATPDDAAALADMLLPVIREGETYALDRDLTAEAALAYWTGPDKRTFIAEHEGALLGSYYLRANQAGGGRHVANCGYVTAASARGRGVARAMALHSFEAARAAGFRAMQFNFVVSTNAPAVHLWQALGFAIVGTLPAAFDHPRLGLVDAFVMHRSL from the coding sequence ATGCACCTCCGCCGCGCCACCCCCGACGACGCCGCAGCGCTCGCCGACATGCTGCTGCCGGTGATCCGCGAAGGCGAGACCTATGCGCTCGACCGCGACCTGACCGCCGAAGCGGCGCTCGCCTACTGGACGGGACCCGACAAGCGGACCTTCATCGCCGAGCACGAAGGCGCGCTGCTCGGCAGCTATTATCTCCGCGCCAATCAGGCGGGCGGCGGGCGGCATGTCGCCAATTGCGGCTATGTCACCGCCGCGTCGGCGCGCGGGCGGGGCGTGGCGCGCGCGATGGCGCTGCATTCGTTCGAAGCGGCGCGCGCGGCGGGGTTTCGCGCGATGCAGTTCAACTTCGTCGTCTCGACCAACGCGCCCGCGGTCCATCTCTGGCAGGCGCTGGGCTTCGCGATCGTCGGCACGCTGCCGGCGGCGTTCGACCACCCCCGGCTGGGGCTGGTGGACGCCTTCGTGATGCACCGGAGCCTCTGA
- a CDS encoding AtpZ/AtpI family protein, with product MAENEPGLEPLQEDARITSLDERLKRAKSEEAVRNGAAESKGDSSYALGNRVLAELIGSMVGGAVIGGTLDWLLGTSPWLLLVLLFLGIASAFRNIIRISNQRSK from the coding sequence ATGGCCGAAAACGAGCCCGGACTGGAACCCCTCCAAGAGGATGCCCGCATCACTTCGCTCGACGAGCGGCTGAAGCGGGCAAAATCGGAAGAGGCGGTCAGGAACGGCGCCGCGGAGAGCAAGGGCGATTCAAGCTACGCCCTGGGCAACCGCGTGCTCGCCGAACTGATCGGTAGCATGGTTGGAGGAGCAGTGATCGGCGGAACGCTCGATTGGCTGCTGGGTACCTCCCCCTGGCTCCTGCTTGTGCTGCTGTTCCTCGGAATTGCCAGCGCGTTCAGGAACATCATTCGGATTTCGAACCAGCGCTCGAAGTGA
- a CDS encoding biliverdin-producing heme oxygenase, whose product MTPSRKALRAATAGAHARVDAAFGAFDLTDRAHYAAFLHAHADALAPLEDALDAAGAERLFPDWPQRRRAPLLRADLARLGSDATPLAAPLPPLSGDGAIAGTLYVLEGSRLGGRFLSRGLPGDFPSGYLNADQGAEKWQHLLERIDDLLHKASELRAAEEAALAAFSHFEHSAREWLAKG is encoded by the coding sequence TTGACCCCTTCGCGCAAGGCGCTGCGCGCGGCGACGGCGGGGGCGCATGCCCGCGTCGACGCCGCGTTCGGCGCCTTCGACCTCACCGATCGCGCGCATTATGCCGCGTTCCTCCACGCGCATGCCGATGCGCTGGCGCCGCTGGAGGATGCGCTCGACGCTGCGGGCGCCGAGCGGCTGTTTCCCGACTGGCCCCAGCGCCGCCGCGCGCCGCTGCTCCGCGCCGATCTGGCGAGATTGGGCAGCGACGCCACCCCGCTTGCCGCCCCGCTCCCCCCGCTTTCGGGCGACGGCGCGATCGCCGGCACGCTCTATGTCCTCGAAGGATCGCGACTCGGCGGACGCTTCCTGTCGCGCGGCCTGCCCGGCGATTTCCCCAGCGGCTATCTTAACGCAGATCAAGGCGCGGAAAAATGGCAGCATTTACTGGAACGTATCGACGATCTGCTGCACAAGGCGTCTGAACTCCGCGCGGCGGAGGAGGCCGCGCTTGCGGCATTTTCGCACTTCGAGCATTCTGCAAGGGAGTGGCTGGCAAAGGGTTGA
- a CDS encoding TonB-dependent receptor domain-containing protein — translation MSPAYAQVATTYDSAQQNETEDSDTSIVVTGSRITRPDLELASPVNVVSLEEIQFRQPGTADDILRTLPGVRPAIGAGVNNGSDGSSTLDLRGIGAQRSLVLIDGRRVVPYGLDGLTDTNNVPVALLERIEVLTGGASSTYGADAVAGVANFITRRDFSGIDASTSYRISERGDSARFRGDLVIGGNFADGRGNVVVSAGYTKVDPLLHTSRAISAQPISSTTGLFSGATAAQVTIFGSPTNAALGIPASSFGAVVNPTTGLLQAATAADTYNTNNGTYFQTPLDRVNFYASGRYEIADGIEFYSSAMFNRNKIVTQLASSGTFGNTYQLALNNPYLPTGVRNQLCAARSITAPNCAAAAAVQGGPGTTGYLEVPVVAQRRFTEYGPRVNAFESRMFQFQGGFRGDLGSGFRYDVSAQYGETTQNQTRENWGSFSKVQQALRAYRTPTGAVRCVDTANNCVPLNLFGPNGSITADQLAFIDLDAIINRTVTQTVVTGSVTGDLFASPFATNKIAIAVGGEYRKLTAASQPDGPSQIQGEVLGTGARTPPDIGEYSVKEVFGEIAIPLVEDVPFIRNLTVEAGIRYSDYTTTGGSTTWKAGGTWEPLEGLRLRGTYQVAVRSPNIQELYQSPVQGLGNLTVDPCQGSAVSGGLAALCIATGAPANTIGSIPSPTSGQINNTSSGNSTLDVERAKTWTLGAVFAPSYIPGFSFKIDYFNIRVEDAITQPLQADVLNGCYSSALNPGFANNAFCALIGRNPLTGSLNGAGETPGVILTYSNLGVIETAGIDFAVGQRIPTADLGLGGDGSISFDFNATRLSYWHFQATPNAINRDCTGYYSAGGCTNPRAKWRWNSRLTYGQERFDLSLLWSHVSAVELEPFRATRLPGNVAQPGGPNPSTILPAYRNIPAYDYFDLTARVSPVENVDFTLTVNNLLDKDPPAVGSGVGGTAFNSGNTFPTIYDPIGRSFTMGARFRF, via the coding sequence ATGAGCCCTGCTTATGCGCAAGTCGCTACTACTTATGATTCTGCGCAACAAAACGAAACGGAGGATTCGGATACTAGCATTGTTGTTACCGGATCGCGCATCACGCGCCCGGATCTCGAACTCGCCAGCCCGGTCAATGTCGTCAGCCTCGAGGAAATCCAGTTCCGCCAGCCCGGCACCGCCGACGACATCCTGCGCACCCTCCCCGGCGTCCGCCCGGCAATCGGGGCAGGCGTCAACAATGGCTCTGACGGGTCGTCGACGCTCGATCTGCGCGGGATCGGGGCGCAGCGCAGCCTGGTTCTGATCGATGGGCGCCGCGTCGTGCCCTATGGCCTCGACGGCCTGACCGACACCAACAATGTTCCCGTGGCGCTGCTCGAGCGGATCGAAGTGCTCACCGGCGGCGCATCGTCGACCTATGGCGCGGACGCGGTTGCCGGCGTCGCCAATTTCATCACCCGCCGCGATTTCAGCGGGATCGATGCCTCGACCAGCTACCGCATTTCCGAACGCGGCGATTCGGCGCGCTTCCGGGGCGATCTGGTCATCGGCGGCAATTTCGCCGACGGTCGCGGCAATGTCGTCGTGAGCGCGGGCTATACCAAGGTCGATCCGCTGCTGCACACGTCGCGCGCGATCAGCGCACAGCCGATCAGCTCGACGACGGGGCTGTTCTCGGGCGCCACTGCGGCACAGGTGACGATCTTCGGCTCGCCGACCAACGCGGCGCTGGGCATACCGGCGAGCAGCTTCGGCGCCGTCGTCAACCCCACCACCGGGCTGCTCCAGGCGGCGACCGCGGCGGACACCTACAACACCAACAACGGCACCTATTTCCAGACGCCGCTCGATCGCGTGAACTTCTATGCATCGGGCCGCTACGAGATCGCCGACGGCATCGAATTCTATTCGAGCGCGATGTTCAACCGGAACAAGATCGTCACCCAGCTCGCCTCGTCGGGCACCTTCGGCAACACCTATCAGCTCGCGCTGAACAACCCCTATCTGCCGACCGGCGTCCGCAACCAGCTGTGCGCGGCACGGTCGATCACCGCGCCCAATTGCGCGGCGGCGGCGGCGGTCCAGGGCGGGCCGGGAACCACGGGCTATCTCGAAGTGCCGGTGGTCGCGCAGCGCCGCTTCACCGAATATGGCCCGCGCGTGAATGCGTTCGAATCGCGCATGTTCCAGTTCCAGGGCGGCTTCCGCGGCGATCTGGGCAGCGGCTTCCGATATGACGTATCGGCCCAGTACGGCGAAACCACGCAGAACCAGACGCGCGAGAATTGGGGCTCCTTCTCGAAGGTCCAGCAGGCGCTGCGCGCCTATCGCACGCCCACCGGCGCGGTGCGCTGCGTCGACACGGCCAATAACTGCGTGCCGCTCAACCTGTTCGGCCCCAATGGGTCGATCACGGCGGACCAGCTCGCGTTCATCGATCTGGATGCGATCATCAACCGCACCGTGACGCAGACGGTGGTGACGGGCAGCGTCACCGGCGACCTGTTCGCCTCGCCCTTCGCCACCAACAAGATCGCGATCGCAGTCGGCGGCGAATATCGCAAGCTCACGGCGGCGAGCCAACCCGATGGCCCCTCGCAGATCCAGGGCGAAGTGCTCGGCACCGGCGCCCGCACCCCGCCCGACATCGGCGAATACAGCGTGAAGGAAGTCTTCGGCGAAATCGCGATTCCGCTGGTCGAGGACGTGCCCTTCATCCGCAACCTGACCGTCGAGGCGGGCATCCGCTATTCGGACTATACCACGACGGGCGGCAGCACGACGTGGAAGGCCGGCGGCACCTGGGAACCGCTCGAGGGCCTTCGCCTCCGCGGCACCTATCAGGTCGCGGTCCGCTCGCCGAACATCCAGGAACTGTACCAGTCGCCGGTGCAGGGGCTGGGCAACCTCACGGTCGATCCGTGCCAGGGCTCCGCCGTTTCCGGCGGGCTGGCGGCGCTCTGCATCGCCACCGGCGCACCGGCGAACACGATCGGATCGATCCCCTCGCCGACCTCGGGCCAGATCAACAACACCTCTTCGGGCAACTCGACCCTCGACGTCGAACGCGCAAAGACGTGGACGCTGGGCGCAGTGTTCGCCCCCAGCTACATCCCCGGCTTCAGCTTCAAGATCGACTATTTCAACATCCGCGTAGAAGACGCGATCACCCAGCCGCTCCAGGCCGACGTGCTCAACGGCTGCTATTCGTCGGCGCTGAACCCCGGCTTCGCCAACAACGCGTTCTGCGCGCTGATCGGGCGCAATCCGCTCACCGGCAGCCTTAACGGCGCGGGCGAGACCCCCGGCGTGATCCTGACCTATTCGAACCTCGGCGTGATCGAGACTGCGGGCATCGATTTCGCAGTGGGTCAGCGGATCCCCACGGCGGATCTGGGCCTTGGCGGCGACGGGTCGATTTCGTTCGACTTCAACGCCACCCGGCTGAGCTACTGGCATTTCCAGGCGACGCCGAATGCGATCAACCGCGATTGCACCGGCTATTACAGCGCGGGCGGCTGCACCAATCCGCGCGCCAAGTGGCGGTGGAACAGCCGGCTGACCTATGGTCAGGAGCGGTTCGACCTATCGCTGCTGTGGAGCCATGTCAGCGCGGTCGAACTCGAACCGTTCCGCGCCACGCGCCTGCCCGGCAACGTGGCCCAGCCCGGCGGCCCCAACCCCAGCACGATCCTGCCGGCCTATCGTAAC
- a CDS encoding HWE histidine kinase domain-containing protein, translating into MTDTDQVSVDLTNCDREPIHQLGAIQPFGFLLSLSTDWLVRRASANVEAFFGIPAAEMLGGSAIDLLGGHAVHTLRNRLAVLRGADAVERVFGLEVANGRRFDFALHMLGDAIVLEGEDSTDDANTDAGSAIRAMMARLDATEDRQTFYREGARQIRALTGFDRVMVYRFDPDGSGVVVAEVARAGIGSFLELRYPASDIPQQARALYIRTPFRIIADVDAVPVPILPRLDETGAPIDLSLSVLRSVSPIHIEYLKNMGVGASMSISIIVEGRLWGLFACHHYSPRRPGFERRSVAELFGQMFALKLEGREREEMAVYETAARGNSDRLLAAVAGDATLLDNPEWLGAMLRETVPADGIAIWLDGKSATTGMTPPPEALPGIIRRLNAMAAGRIFATDRLADALPAAEDYSDVAAGMLAIPISRSPRDYVLLFRQEKIRTVKWAGDPHKPAEYGPNGPRLSPRQSFALWSQEVRGRSDPFSALEQRVAEMLRASLIEVVLRLSDDAQEERRRFSERQELLIAELNHRVRNILSLIRGLVRQSLDPAADTRNTVALLEGRIESLARAHDQITQDNWSAAPLGRLIETEAAAYLGGRSRRLVCEGTPVLLHPSAFSTLALVFHELMTNSAKYGALSDSGTVHVGWRLDDEGALHIAWRERGGPAVQAPTRQGFGTTIIQRSIPYDLGGHAVVRYALAGLEADFCVPARHVEPDANGRAPALPAASPVDPGDDRPVLSGAVLLVEDSLIIAMDAEDILTRLGAARVVTASGVAQALDEIDRDAFQIAVLDVNLGHETSLPIADRLRATGTPYVFATGYGEQLRLPDDHAGVEVIQKPYTLASIAQALRRALDD; encoded by the coding sequence TTGACGGACACCGATCAGGTCAGTGTTGACCTCACCAATTGCGATCGGGAACCGATTCACCAATTGGGCGCGATCCAGCCGTTCGGCTTCCTGCTGTCGCTGTCGACCGACTGGCTGGTGCGCCGCGCGTCGGCCAATGTGGAGGCCTTTTTCGGCATCCCGGCGGCGGAAATGCTGGGCGGCTCGGCGATCGACCTGCTCGGCGGGCATGCCGTCCACACGCTGCGCAACCGGCTGGCGGTGCTCCGCGGCGCCGATGCCGTCGAACGCGTGTTCGGGCTGGAGGTGGCCAACGGTCGCCGCTTCGATTTCGCGCTCCACATGCTCGGCGACGCCATCGTCCTCGAAGGCGAGGACAGCACCGACGACGCCAATACCGATGCCGGCTCGGCGATCCGCGCGATGATGGCGCGGCTCGACGCGACCGAGGATCGCCAGACCTTTTATCGCGAAGGCGCGCGCCAGATTCGCGCGCTCACCGGCTTCGATCGGGTGATGGTGTATCGCTTCGATCCCGACGGCTCGGGAGTCGTGGTCGCGGAAGTGGCGCGCGCCGGGATCGGCAGCTTCCTCGAACTCCGCTATCCGGCATCGGACATCCCGCAACAGGCGCGCGCGCTGTATATCCGCACGCCGTTCCGGATCATCGCCGATGTCGATGCCGTGCCGGTTCCGATCCTGCCGCGCCTTGATGAGACCGGCGCGCCGATCGACCTGTCGCTGTCGGTGCTGCGATCGGTGTCGCCGATCCATATCGAATATCTGAAGAATATGGGCGTCGGCGCGTCGATGTCGATTTCGATCATCGTCGAGGGGCGGCTTTGGGGGCTGTTCGCCTGCCATCATTATTCGCCGCGCCGCCCCGGCTTCGAACGCCGCTCGGTCGCCGAACTTTTCGGGCAGATGTTCGCGCTCAAGCTCGAAGGCCGCGAGCGCGAGGAAATGGCGGTCTATGAAACCGCGGCGCGCGGGAACAGCGACCGGCTGCTCGCCGCGGTTGCGGGCGACGCGACGCTGCTCGACAATCCCGAATGGCTGGGCGCGATGCTGCGCGAGACCGTTCCCGCCGACGGCATTGCGATCTGGCTGGACGGCAAATCGGCGACGACCGGCATGACTCCCCCGCCCGAGGCGCTGCCCGGCATCATCCGCCGGCTCAATGCGATGGCGGCGGGGCGCATCTTCGCGACCGACCGGCTTGCCGACGCGCTGCCCGCGGCGGAGGACTATAGCGATGTCGCCGCGGGCATGCTCGCCATCCCGATCTCGCGCTCCCCGCGCGACTATGTCCTGCTGTTCCGCCAGGAAAAGATCCGCACCGTCAAATGGGCGGGCGATCCGCACAAGCCGGCGGAATATGGCCCAAACGGCCCCCGCCTCTCCCCCCGCCAGAGCTTCGCGCTGTGGAGCCAGGAAGTGCGCGGCCGCTCCGACCCGTTCAGCGCGCTCGAACAGCGCGTGGCGGAGATGCTGCGCGCGTCGCTGATCGAAGTCGTGCTGCGGCTGTCCGACGATGCGCAGGAAGAGCGCCGCCGCTTTTCGGAACGCCAGGAACTGCTCATCGCCGAGCTGAACCACCGCGTCCGCAACATCCTCAGCCTGATCCGCGGGCTCGTCCGCCAGTCGCTCGATCCCGCCGCCGATACCCGCAACACCGTCGCGCTGCTCGAAGGCCGCATCGAAAGCCTCGCCCGCGCGCACGACCAGATCACCCAGGATAATTGGAGCGCCGCGCCGCTCGGCCGGCTGATCGAGACCGAGGCGGCGGCCTATCTCGGCGGCAGGAGCCGGCGGCTGGTGTGCGAGGGGACGCCCGTGCTGCTCCACCCCAGCGCGTTTTCGACGCTGGCGCTGGTGTTTCACGAGCTCATGACCAATTCGGCAAAGTACGGCGCGCTGTCGGACAGCGGCACCGTCCATGTCGGCTGGCGCCTCGACGACGAAGGCGCGCTGCACATCGCATGGCGCGAACGCGGCGGTCCGGCGGTGCAGGCGCCGACGCGCCAGGGCTTCGGCACCACGATCATCCAGCGGTCGATCCCCTATGATCTCGGCGGGCATGCGGTGGTACGCTATGCGCTGGCGGGGCTCGAAGCCGATTTCTGCGTCCCCGCGCGCCATGTCGAGCCCGACGCGAACGGTCGCGCGCCTGCGCTTCCCGCCGCCTCCCCGGTCGACCCCGGCGACGACCGGCCCGTGCTTTCGGGCGCGGTGCTGCTGGTCGAGGACAGCCTGATCATCGCGATGGATGCCGAGGACATATTGACCCGGCTGGGGGCGGCGCGCGTCGTAACCGCCTCGGGCGTGGCCCAGGCGCTCGACGAGATTGATCGCGACGCGTTCCAGATCGCCGTGCTCGACGTCAATCTGGGGCATGAGACCAGCCTCCCGATCGCCGACCGCCTTCGCGCGACCGGCACCCCCTATGTCTTCGCCACCGGCTATGGCGAACAGCTCCGCCTTCCCGATGACCATGCCGGCGTCGAAGTGATCCAGAAGCCCTATACGCTGGCGAGCATCGCCCAGGCCCTGCGCCGCGCGCTGGACGACTGA
- the purB gene encoding adenylosuccinate lyase, producing MVPRYSRAAMTAIWSPEARFGIWFEIEAHATEALADLGVVPRSAADALWAWWATKPEIDVAAIDAIEAVTKHDVIAFLTWVADNVGEEARYMHQGMTSSDVLDTCLSVQLVRASDLLLADIDALLAVLKRRALEHKYTPTIGRSHGIHAEPTTFGLKLAEAYAEFSRNRDRLEAARADIATCAISGAVGTFANIDPRVEAHVAAKLGLSVEPVSTQVIPRDRHAMFFATLGVIAGSIERLATEVRHLQRTEVLEAEEYFSPGQKGSSAMPHKRNPVLTENLTGLARMVRGYVTPALENVALWHERDISHSSVERYIGPDATITLDFALGRLTGVMDKLLVYPARMQKNLDRMGGLVHSQRVLLALTQAGVSREDAYRLVQRNAMQVWESDGQLSLLELLKADADVTAALSVEEIEDKFDLAYHFSQVDTIFERVFA from the coding sequence ATGGTCCCCCGCTATTCCCGCGCCGCGATGACGGCGATCTGGTCGCCCGAGGCGCGCTTCGGCATCTGGTTCGAGATCGAGGCACACGCCACCGAAGCGCTCGCCGATCTCGGCGTCGTCCCGCGCAGCGCCGCCGATGCGCTCTGGGCATGGTGGGCGACCAAGCCCGAAATCGACGTCGCCGCAATCGATGCGATCGAGGCGGTGACCAAGCACGACGTGATCGCCTTCCTCACCTGGGTCGCGGACAATGTCGGCGAGGAGGCGCGCTACATGCACCAGGGCATGACGAGCTCGGACGTGCTCGACACCTGCCTGTCGGTCCAGCTCGTCCGCGCCTCCGACCTGCTGCTCGCCGACATCGACGCGCTGCTCGCGGTGCTCAAGCGCCGCGCGCTCGAGCATAAATACACCCCCACGATCGGCCGCAGCCACGGCATCCATGCCGAACCGACCACGTTCGGGCTCAAGCTGGCCGAGGCTTATGCCGAGTTCAGCCGCAACCGCGATCGGCTCGAGGCCGCGCGCGCCGACATCGCCACCTGCGCGATCTCCGGGGCGGTGGGCACCTTCGCCAATATCGATCCGCGGGTCGAGGCGCATGTCGCCGCCAAGCTCGGCCTGAGCGTCGAGCCGGTCTCGACTCAGGTCATCCCGCGCGATCGCCACGCGATGTTCTTCGCCACGCTCGGCGTCATCGCCGGCTCGATCGAGCGCCTCGCGACCGAAGTCCGCCACCTCCAGCGCACCGAAGTGCTCGAAGCCGAGGAGTATTTCTCCCCCGGCCAGAAGGGCAGCTCGGCGATGCCGCACAAGCGCAACCCAGTGCTGACCGAGAACCTCACCGGGCTCGCGCGCATGGTGCGCGGCTATGTCACCCCCGCGCTCGAAAATGTCGCGCTGTGGCACGAGCGCGACATCAGCCACTCCTCGGTCGAGCGCTATATCGGCCCCGATGCGACGATCACGCTCGATTTCGCGCTGGGCCGGCTCACCGGCGTGATGGACAAGCTGCTCGTCTATCCGGCGCGGATGCAGAAGAATCTGGATCGCATGGGTGGCCTCGTCCATTCGCAGCGCGTGCTTCTTGCCCTCACCCAGGCCGGCGTCAGCCGCGAGGATGCGTATCGGCTCGTCCAGCGCAACGCGATGCAGGTGTGGGAATCGGACGGCCAGCTCTCGCTGCTCGAACTGCTCAAGGCCGATGCCGACGTCACCGCCGCGCTGTCGGTCGAAGAGATCGAGGACAAGTTCGACCTCGCGTATCATTTCAGCCAGGTCGACACGATCTTCGAGCGCGTCTTCGCTTGA
- a CDS encoding IS30 family transposase produces the protein MGRHYRQLSLDERIEICRLHEGGISCRQIATAIGRDHTTVGRELRRNSKPTKVWPGGYAPGRAHRLAIRRRRWDCRFKLARQPDLRDIVKNGLAMGCSPEQIAGRLALEHGRTMVSHESIYRYVYHRSAQKDYWHRLLPRCKARRGRYGRQGGSPASFIKQRRPIGERPLEARDRAQPGHWEADYMLFARYGHNVLVLHERHTRYTILDKPPHRRAELTARRITRRLRHIPQDLRRTISFDNGTEFAEHHRLHDSLGIQTFFCDVRAPWQKGGVENTIGRLRRSLPRKTDLDTVSHRQLRACADRLNNIPRKCLGFLTPAEAFSKISTGALQP, from the coding sequence ATGGGACGACATTACAGGCAGCTCAGCCTCGACGAGCGGATCGAGATATGCCGCCTTCATGAAGGCGGTATATCTTGCCGACAGATTGCCACCGCGATCGGGCGTGATCACACGACGGTCGGTCGGGAACTCAGGCGCAATAGCAAGCCGACCAAGGTCTGGCCCGGCGGCTATGCGCCCGGGCGTGCCCATAGGCTCGCGATCAGACGACGACGATGGGACTGCCGTTTCAAGCTGGCGCGCCAGCCGGACCTGCGAGATATCGTGAAGAACGGCCTTGCGATGGGATGCTCTCCCGAACAGATCGCCGGCCGACTGGCGCTTGAGCACGGTCGCACCATGGTCAGCCACGAGTCAATCTATCGATACGTCTATCATCGCTCGGCCCAGAAGGACTACTGGCACCGCCTTCTGCCCCGCTGCAAGGCAAGGCGCGGCCGCTATGGCCGCCAGGGCGGAAGCCCGGCCAGCTTCATCAAACAGCGCAGGCCGATCGGCGAACGCCCCCTCGAAGCCCGGGATCGCGCACAGCCGGGCCATTGGGAAGCCGACTATATGCTGTTCGCCCGATATGGGCACAATGTCCTCGTCCTGCACGAGCGCCACACACGCTACACCATCCTCGACAAGCCACCCCACCGCAGAGCCGAGCTGACCGCACGCCGGATCACCCGCAGACTGCGCCATATCCCCCAGGATCTGCGCAGGACCATCAGCTTCGACAACGGCACCGAGTTCGCCGAACATCACCGCCTTCACGACAGCCTCGGCATCCAGACCTTCTTCTGCGATGTCCGAGCCCCATGGCAAAAGGGCGGTGTCGAAAACACCATCGGCCGACTGCGCCGAAGCCTGCCTCGCAAAACCGACCTCGACACCGTCAGCCACAGACAACTCCGTGCCTGTGCCGACCGGCTCAACAACATCCCCAGAAAATGCCTTGGCTTCCTCACACCCGCCGAGGCATTCTCCAAAATCTCAACCGGTGCACTTCAACCGTGA
- the radC gene encoding RadC family protein yields the protein MATEPAPAPDSAGHRARLRQRLFEGGPDALLDHELIEYLLALAIPRRDTKPLAKALLHEFGGIAGLLTADAAALARVPGMGETSAAALKTAHAAALRLLRAQVAERPVLANWQALLDYLRADMAHHTIERFRVLHLNSRNMLVRDELMSEGSIDQAAVYVREVIRRAIDLGSAALILVHNHPSGDPSPSRADIEITRSIAEAGKRLGIVVHDHVIIGAQGHSSLRGQGLI from the coding sequence ATGGCCACCGAACCCGCCCCAGCGCCCGATAGTGCCGGACATCGCGCGCGGCTGCGCCAGAGGCTATTCGAGGGCGGACCCGATGCGTTGCTCGATCACGAGCTGATCGAATATCTTCTCGCGCTGGCGATTCCCCGCCGCGATACCAAGCCGCTGGCCAAGGCGCTGCTCCACGAATTCGGCGGGATCGCAGGACTGCTCACCGCCGACGCCGCCGCCCTCGCCCGCGTCCCCGGCATGGGCGAGACCAGCGCAGCGGCGCTCAAGACCGCACACGCCGCCGCACTCCGCCTGCTCCGCGCACAGGTGGCGGAGCGGCCCGTGCTGGCGAACTGGCAGGCGCTGCTCGATTACCTCCGCGCCGACATGGCGCACCACACGATCGAGCGCTTCCGCGTCCTCCACCTCAATTCGCGCAACATGCTGGTCCGCGACGAGCTGATGAGCGAGGGCTCGATCGATCAGGCCGCAGTCTATGTCCGCGAAGTCATCCGCCGCGCGATCGATCTCGGCTCGGCGGCGCTGATCCTCGTCCACAACCACCCCTCGGGCGACCCATCCCCCAGCCGCGCCGACATAGAGATCACGCGCAGCATCGCGGAGGCGGGCAAGCGGCTGGGGATCGTCGTCCACGACCATGTTATTATCGGCGCGCAGGGGCATAGCAGCCTGCGCGGTCAGGGTCTGATCTAG